From the genome of Triticum aestivum cultivar Chinese Spring chromosome 3B, IWGSC CS RefSeq v2.1, whole genome shotgun sequence, one region includes:
- the LOC123071302 gene encoding uncharacterized protein, whose translation MEALGLLGRLGHFCRRSTATPSPLHPPPRRNSKRGRAVRAGARAASSSAPQAMEAKREEEPRVMTLRPVEATQESFAPFGQVIAASPDGDQFGPHDAQLDLSRGIPRFYIMRLESRPLKFSSITHHASVTQCLGSIGGQDWYLGVAKPSIVDGQSGQDRGRSLVQSRAGHFYLPPDPSEVCVFRVSGPKFLKLHAGTWHAGPLFKADAVDFYNLELSNTNIVDHTTHYFKKHDGVTFVIDD comes from the exons ATGGAGGCGCTGGGCCTCCTGGGCCGCCTCGGCCACTTCTGCCGCCGCAGCACGGCCACTCCTTCccctctccatcctcctcctcgcaGGAACAGCAAGCGCGGCAGAGCCGTGCGCGCCGGAGCCAGAGCCGCCTCGTCGTCGGCGCCGCAGGCGATGGAAGCCAAACGGGAGGAGGAGCCGAGGGTGATGACGCTCCGGCCGGTGGAGGCCACGCAGGAGTCCTTCGCGCCCTTCGGGCAGGTCATCGCCGCCTCCCCCGACGGCGACCAGTTCGGCCCCCACGACGCCCAGCTCGACCTCAGCCGCGGCATCCCTAG GTTCTACATCATGAGATTGGAGAGCAGGCCGCTCAAGTTCTCTTCCATCACCCACCACGCCAGCGTCACGCAGTGCCTGGGCTCCATCGGCGGCCAGGATTGGTACCTCGGCGTGGCCAAGCCCTCCATCGTGGACGGGCAGAGTGGCCAGGACCGTGGCAGGAGTCTCGTGCAGTCGCGCGCTGGGCATTTCTATCTGCCTCCCGATCCGTCCGAGGTCTGCGTCTTCCGGGTCTCTGGTCCCAAGTTTCTCAAGCTGCACGCAGGGACCTGGCACGCCGGGCCGCTGTTCAAGGCAGACGCCGTGGATTTCTATAACCTGGAGCTCAGCAACACCAAT